The Macrobrachium rosenbergii isolate ZJJX-2024 chromosome 14, ASM4041242v1, whole genome shotgun sequence sequence CCAGGAATCCAGACTCGACCATTCCGTGAATACAATGAATACGATGATATGTACCGGTAGTCATGCACATCACACACACTAGTGAGAGAGGATCCGCCGGTAACCGGAGCGATCTTGATATCCCAGTATTGTTTGGAAGTTTATTGTTTGTTAGTTCCATAGCGCTGGTTAAACTAAAGTTCGGATATTCATGAGAATGAATACTTGGCTATCCGGAATGGGGTTGTTATCCGTATGTTATCTCAAGTTGTATTCTGAAGTATTTTTGAAATACTTTGTTTTGAAATAAGACAGAAAatcctgtatatataatgtttagcCTTTGTAAATCGGTAATAATCCCTAATGCTTTTTAGATATGGAAATGATACATTGATTTCTGCGATTTTACTGTTTGAGGTATGGTGTTACCGTTGTCTTTTTCTCATATACttaagatataagaagaatgatCATAGATAAACAACTGTTCCTACTTTTGTCAAATCTGATGTCCGTTGCGTCGACCCGACGAAGATCCTTGCAGTAAAAAAATATGATCTTAGGTCAGGCTCTCGTTGGCTCCagcgttaaagaaaaaaaaaacgctccaTCACAAACGAGACAGCAAAATGCACTGAGGTAGGGCCATTCGCCGAgcgctgcttctgctgctgttgttgctgtatcgtcatacgaaaaaaaaatgacggaCGAAAATATTACACAATTGACCAGaaggtcatcatcatcaccaccacaacCGATGCCTCGGCGAATGCAAAGCACACATGCGGGTGGAGGAGCGATTGCTTTCTAGCAACGCGGTGGGACGCGCACCAGAATTCCTGCTTTCGAGTGCTGTGTCAACACAGGACGTTTTCAAACTGTAATGTTTCGCAATTCAGAACGAAGGATATTTATGACGCTGCATTCTGCGAtttatgagtttgtgtgtgtgtgtgtgtgtgtgtcgtgagAAATTCATAGCTCGCTGGCCTTTTACAAGGAAGGAACGGTCTAGGAATGTTTTACAAAATCATGACGCTTTTGCTGACCTAAACGTTGATTGATGTATCTGTATATGTTTCtgattatatgcatgtatatatatatatatattatatataaatatatatatatacatatatatatatatgtatatatgtactatatatatatatatatatatatatatatatatatatatatatatatatatatatatatatatatatatatatccatatatatatatatatatgtatatatgtatatatatatatatatatatatatatatatatatatatatatatatatatatatgtgtactaatTTTCCTGTTAAAGTAAATGAAACCAGTATATATTTGCGttttttgggatgaagctgctggATTTATGGCCTCTGATACAATAGGTTTTAATGGAACGTGCCTGAATCATGCCGCATACCTGGGAATCGAACTCAGGCCACACGTTGGTGAGGAAAGTATCCTAACCAGCAGTACTTATACCGGTGTGTGTACGTGATTTTGATGCGGCTGTGATAATataattgagaaagagagagagagagagagagagagagagagagagagagagagagagagagagagagagagagagagagagagaattcagaaaaataaactcGGAAACTCTGGTTAAaacctgattattttttttcaatttgcacattcatttcatttcctcgTTAACTTGATTCTCACTATTGTGTGGAAAGGAAAGCAAAGAGATGACACAGCCAGAGTTCCAACTGAAATATCATCTTTCAAAACTCTTCTCTTCATTAATCTGAGTTAAAGAATAAACAGACTAGCATAGACAGACAATTAAACTTCTATGGTAAacggatttgtgtgtgtgtgtgtgtgtttgcggcTATATGAAGTCTGTGGCGTCCTTGCACTGAGCTAATTTAATTTTATGCTGGGCGGAAACTGAATGCTTGGAACCTGCCCCGTTAGTACCCCTTGTACGGTCTGAGCGGTGAATGATGTCTGTTAGCTAGTTGACAGCAGTGGGTTcccgaaaatatgaaaatctgaCTAAATGTACACAAACGCGGGCGTGAacgcatagacacacacacatacacacatgtacatatatatatatatatatatatatatatatatatatatatatatatatatatatatatatatatatatatacaggtgcatTCGGTTAATGTAAGTCCAAGGAGACCAGTTTCAAACGCCGGTAGACCCAATCCTGTCTGTAATAGTACTTACATTGCTACCCACGTCTGTCTCCATCTCTTCTTCCataacgcactctctctctctctctgactctctgtTTCAAGAAATTTCGAACCTGGACAATGTCCTTCCTTCTAGTGCCTGTCTGGGACCCTTTTTCGATACAAGAACTGTGAGTGTCTGCCCGTAGGCCACTCCACGAGACCAACCGAGCCACGTCCTTTGTGCAGTTTTAAGGCTAAAGTTGTTACGGTAAGTCGGTATTACTACTGTTCAGAAAGGATTTACAGGGCAGACATTGTATTTATTGCTTGATAGCTGTGAGGAACATATGTTTACGGAAAGATTTTAAGAATGAACTTGACGATCATGATTTTTCTATCCGGTGTGATAGCATACCTCAACGTGTATCGAAAGAAGTATAAGGCTAATAATCTCGCTACGAGCTTTGGTTCAAAGATTTGCGTTCGTCATTTTGAAGATAATTCACGTGTCATTCTTCTAGAATGAATAGTTCGTCATCCGAACGAATGTGAAATTCGTCTTTAAATGAGATACAGAACAGGATAGGAATTAAAATTTTGACCCTTACTGGTTTTAACCCGGCATGCATCCATCTTggcggcgtgtttagtgcaagcccgttggggattaccgtaaaaacataaacaaaagactgtaaatatcataaagatagtggccccaagaaatattagtcctagataacgaccccgaaaactcttgggggtcactatctagaaagatCCTATAAAAAGTACCAGATTATTTGTCGGAATAAAAGCTGGAAGATGAGATAACGTAAAGTAAAGAATGCCCGTAAAATGGCTATGAACGTTTATAGTATTCAGTGAGACTATTTTATTTAGGAATTAGTTTGCTTGTACAAATGTTcgtctttattattttcttatttgtattgaTTCTTCTGTACAATGAGTTATAGTATACAAGGGctggttttaaataaaaatataatcacagTTATAATCATATTTACCACACTGATTGAGTCAGCGGCTGATGACAAAAGTATGGAAAAGCAGAACAATGCAATAAAACAGAACTCTTCACCTTGAAAACACTCGGCCACAGTAACCATTTTGTATCTGAGTTATTTGTGTACGGGCCGGGATGCAGCTTCGTATATACTCTGCATAGTTGAAGTCTGTCGAATCAGTATGCTGGTTATCTGTTTCTTCTTGCAGTATTTCTTAGACCTATCGGTAAAATCGCTGGAcgaacagagacagagagagagagagagagagagagagagagagagagagagagagagagagagagagagagggtggaggtcaggGGTCAACCGGGTATAAATTTTAATGCTGCTTGAAATGGCGTTTTCCATCTGCTTCTACCACCCTCTGCACTCCGACTAATGACTGTTggaggcggggaggggagggagggggtgataTATGACTCCCCCTTAAGGTAAACCCAGACGATGCGTTTTTTCGTTCGATTTTCCGCATGCCTTTGACGCAGTCGACAGCGCACATAGCAACGTGTAGACAGTAAGAGGCTGCATGCGTTTAAACACGTTCCTAATTCGTCTTTCAACTTTCGCATTCTATTTAAACCAAAAGGCATGCGCTTAGCGCATGGAAAAACGCATCGTCTGGACTTACCTTAAGGGAGGGTCTAAAGAAAACGGACTTGACGGATCTTCCTGCAACGTAGCAGGTAAAATCTACCAAAATAATACCACTACGCcgacgagaagaaaaagaagaaggaagaggagataaaaaaaatctctgtttACAGAATAACTCCATATCCTAAGGTAAATAGTTGACCCATATAATCTTTTCCTGTATGGGTATGTATCCCGCATATGTACCATACACAGGATTAAAAGCTAATCTTTCCTCCTGCCTTTGTAGGTCGAGCTCTGTTGCTTATGGTTATGGGTTGGTAACGGGCTTGTGACCCTTATAAGTCACCCTTGCTCTCCCCTCGTAATTGTTGAGCTGAGAGAGAACATTAAAGAGACAAATTAAAACATGGTTATTAATTTGTTTCTCGAAACGGTTGTAATTATCAGCCTCATTACCAAATTGCATAAGCACATGCACGACGTGACCTAggtgtgattatggaacccggctTCGTTTCCCGTTACCGGACattataatatcttcatatttcttgcactttttgggtcttaaggctttgtagtgacaagcgtatccaaaaaagcgcgatgGACTTTTCAAAGTATTTCGTAATAAATCTACCAAGTGATGGTAGACCTAGGGTAACGCTGAATTCCAGAACATTAACAAAGAAAGGAAGGTAGAAGGATTATTTGCAGAACTtttagaagagaagagaagtttCTATAGAGCTAAAAGCTAAAGGCAGAGATGGTTGACATGGCGAGAATGAAAAGACCTGAAGATTTTGTAAAAAGGTTAGCCAAGGTAGTCAGGTGGAGTAGCGTTTTGAGCTGAAtgggtcatgtggagagaatggaggacttTAGGCTGGCGAAAAGCAGATATGATGTAGTTGATGTTATGGAAGTCCTACTCAAAagggtttacatttttttaatttatttgtttgagaGATATGAGTTATGACTTGcgtgaaaaatttaaaacattgtaCACAAAAGattctttgaaaatgaataagaattcaAATATATCCACTAGTGTATTTTTCAAGAATCAATCTTTGATGGCAGAGCAGTTCTGGATAATCACAATCTAGAAAATATCACAGTTGAAAGCAAACCAACATGTAGTTGGGTATATTCTGTCTCTGAAGTACCAAGGCTGACGTTCTTTCTAAAGGAAAACACCAGAATATGCTGCAAAGTGTTTACTACACTGATGAAAACTCAAAGCAACATGTATAGTTGTTCTCACCGTCCATTACTAAGCCTGTTGATCAAGTGCTTTACTAAATGGGGAGGCAGTACATCTTGGACTGCTTCAACCAACTGGTGGTCATCTTGAGTCGACAAATGGTTCAGATTGTTACAAATATCACTCATGGGGGATTGTCTTGACTTCTGTGGACGAGCATGTGCATCCTGAAGAATTCTGTTCAAGGAAAGCCTGGCAGGCTCACAGGAACTAGGTGGAAAACCTTGTTCTTGGCTCGTATACATTTCAGAAGCTATGCTCGTATGGTCTGGGTAACGATTATGATGGGCTCGCAATTGTTCGAATGCTCCCCTCAACCTACCAACGGGCACTTGAACAGGCGTGCCATTTACAGCAAGAGATTGGAAGATTTCCGCATGAGAAGACGTGTTCTCTAGCGATGTGAACTCTGGTTCTTGTCGTAACTCGCGAGTTGCAGGCCTCTCGTTGGTTGAGGAATACATCTGGGGGTTTTTTGGGCTGTAAAGCTCTGTATCATAGACATTTGTTCGATATACTTTGCTCAAATCAACTTGTGAACCACAGTGACTTGGATACCCGACTTGGATACTCTGTGGCATAGGTGAACATGGATTACCTTGAGGTGCAATGGGAACTAACACTGCTGGCGACGTTTGCATTGAGCAAATTGTTGGAAACCTTCCATTTGGTACCCAGTAATCTTCGGGTTGCAAGTGATCATCCATAAAAGTTACTGCACCAGATATATTTGATGTGATAGCTCTTTTCATTTGTTGTGATTGTGTAGCAGATTGCAGAAATACTCGATTCATGCTATCAGAGGGTAATATTTGTACTTCCTCCTCAGATACTTGAAATCTGTTGTTATAGTGTGATTCCTTCGGAGGAAGTCGGGCTCTTGGTTTCTGATAATTATGATCTTGAGTAACTGTGAAATATGTTTTCTGTAGATTTTCAGaagttattattatatcatcCTCTTCTGTAGTCTGCTCGTTATTCTCAGACTGTGCTAGATCCACAGAGATTgtcgtcttcatcttcttttccCTGAATTCATTTGTCAGACATCTTTCCGTACTATGTAAACTCTCTTTAGCCTTGATGCGTTCGGAGAATGCCTTTTTGGGTGGCATCTTTGGGTCCTCGCCCAAGTCATTGAGCGAACTAGCAAAGCAAGCTTCgtctttttcttttgatgatttaTCCTTCTTTTCTTTAGTAGTGCCTTTTTGGAAACACTCCTTCAGATCTTTTACTTCAGCAAAACAATCCCAGAGCTCCAAGGAAAACGAAGTTACAGATATTGATGCATTCCGATAATGAACGTAATCCTCAAGCAGCTGGACATAAATCTCCTTGTAGTTTACTACTTTTGGCAGATCTGTAAGTGACATAAGATCAGTATCAAAGGCTCCTATCATCAGGCTTAGCAAGGTCACCACTTCATCAtcaaaaatgtacagtactttctCATGAaagttttcatcttctgaaaagtATCTGCGTCATCAATAAACTTCTCTGTAGTGGCTAAAGATATTGTTGGGAATGTGCAGAAAGGAGAAAGGAGTTTCCGAGGCCAGCATTCATGAACCTCCTGGAACTGGTGAGCACCAAAAACGAAAATCGATTTGGCCACTGCATCTTTGAGTAAAACACCCCTGTCGTTATCGTCTAAGTCTCGAAATTCTGGTACTAGACTGAAGAACTTGCCCATGCCTTTGCAAAATACAAAGAAGAGGTGCTCCGTTACGTCAGCGTCTTCTTCGTAATAGTGTTTCGGGAACTCTGGAAAAGTTAATGCTGTCTGCATGATTTTCTGGAGACCCTTGATTTTTTCCCGATTTTTTCCACTAAGTGTCTCGATGATGAGGCAGTCATCAACGTCCTCTATTGTACAGCTGTCCATATCTGTCCTAACTTCAGTACTTGAAATTTCTATGTTGTCGTCACTGTTCCAGTGATTCCACTCCATACTGGCCTCATGATGACTGCTAATCGATGCAGAAACAGTATCTTGGCGCCCTGTTGGCTCAGTAACTCTGTGCTGGAGGTCCATCTGTTTGTAATTTTCTAGTAGCTGCTgttttttcctttcaagtttcCGATACATCAGAGCTTTTCTGTCGCTCATGGTCATCACGAGGGAAGGGTCCATTCCAATTTTTCTACATAACTCATACCTGTAGGAAAAGTCATTTGTAAGATAAATGGTAAATTATGGACAGAAATATTTGCCTGTTTTCTCAAGAATAATCGTTATTCTCTTAGGACAGCTCTAGTGAATTCTGTTTTAGGATTAGTTTTTAATAATCTCTGCAGTTCAAGATGTAATGATGATTATTCTGAGGAACAAGTAAATCTGACTCACCTACACGCCTGGCAGCTTCTCTTGCTTGGGGTAATCTCGCAGTTGCCCCCTGTGACGCAAAGAAAGGTATCCCACGATTCGCTCTGAACTGTCCTCCTGAAGAAGGCCTTGCAGGAATCACAGCTCAGGCCTCCAAAGTGATAGCTTTTGGCAACGTCACTGCAAACCTTGCATATCTAATGGATGACAACAAGACAGCATATACAGTATTACGAAAGAGACTGATCTGGTGTTTTAACCTCAGACACCCACGCTTGTTATAACTAGGAAACTAAATTAGCTGAAAAAACAATACATCTtgttatagaagagagagaaaaaagctgaGGAtcagaaaaataatgtgaaaaagatgaaaaatcacagTCACAATTCTGCATTTTCTGACCTCTACCGTCAGGTGGATGTACAAGGTTATTTTAACAAGTCGCCTTGGGATTCTTGACACACAAAATTGGTCATATGTCCACACACACAAGTTTTCATTTCAGCCAATCACTTATTCAATAGGCAAGATAATTTATTGACAACATGGTGAACAAATGTGTCCATATGACTAGCCTCTACTGGTAGCGTTCGCCAAAACGATTATAGCTACTATTCTTAGTAAGTTACAAACTGTCTCGGTGTGTGAACGCAGTCTCACTGTAACAAAAGCTATCAGGGAACGGTCCcgtagaaaaaaggaaataatcttCGAAGAAGTTATAAACTGTATCGGTCTATGAGCGCAGTCTCACAGCAAGAGACGCTATCAGGAAGGAGCCCCGTAAACAAACTTCCACTTTCCTTTTACCTTTGGCAGTTTCTCCTTGTACTGGGCGGAGCACAGCGTCGTCCCGTCCGTCACATAGTCGACAAGATGCTCAGAGATACATGGTTCCCCTCCTTTTAGGCCACTCACGCTCTGCTGGTAGCTCATCTCTCTGTTGTTCCTTTGAAGAACGGAAATCGATTGATTAGTGGAGTAGCTTCCCAATCGTCGACGGACGCTACGAGTCAAATGAAGACGATAAAATTTTATCTATCGTTATATGAATGATTATCTACTGGAGCAGGAAAAAatagaatcatttaaaaaaaagaaattcgatTTCAGAGTCGATGTTTTCTGAAAAGGCTTATTTCTAATCGAGGTAATAGGCGGttatcaaatataacaaaaagagagaaaaaaaaaaccaagttttAAGGCGAGACAAAGACCAAAAAAACCTCtatttctgcaaataatg is a genomic window containing:
- the LOC136845611 gene encoding LOW QUALITY PROTEIN: uncharacterized protein (The sequence of the model RefSeq protein was modified relative to this genomic sequence to represent the inferred CDS: inserted 1 base in 1 codon), with the translated sequence MSYQQSVSGLKGGEPCISEHLVDYVTDGTTLCSAQYKEKLPKICKVCSDVAKSYHFGGLSCDSCKAFFRRTVQSESWDTFLCVTGGNCEITPSKRSCQACRYELCRKIGMDPSLVMTMSDRKALMYRKLERKKQQLLENYKQMDLQHRVTEPTGRQDTVSASISSHHEASMEWNHWNSDDNIEISSTEVRTDMDSCTIEDVDDCLIIETLSGKNREKIKGLQKIMQTALTFPEFPKHYYEEDADVTEHLFFVFCKGMGKFFSLVPEFRDLDDNDRGVLLKDAVAKSIFVFGAHQFQEVHECWPRKLLSPFCTFPTISLATTEKFIDDADTFQKMKTFMRKYXYIFDDEVVTLLSLMIGAFDTDLMSLTDLPKVVNYKEIYVQLLEDYVHYRNASISVTSFSLELWDCFAEVKDLKECFQKGTTKEKKDKSSKEKDEACFASSLNDLGEDPKMPPKKAFSERIKAKESLHSTERCLTNEFREKKMKTTISVDLAQSENNEQTTEEDDIIITSENLQKTYFTVTQDHNYQKPRARLPPKESHYNNRFQVSEEEVQILPSDSMNRVFLQSATQSQQMKRAITSNISGAVTFMDDHLQPEDYWVPNGRFPTICSMQTSPAVLVPIAPQGNPCSPMPQSIQVGYPSHCGSQVDLSKVYRTNVYDTELYSPKNPQMYSSTNERPATRELRQEPEFTSLENTSSHAEIFQSLAVNGTPVQVPVGRLRGAFEQLRAHHNRYPDHTSIASEMYTSQEQGFPPSSCEPARLSLNRILQDAHARPQKSRQSPMSDICNNLNHLSTQDDHQLVEAVQDVLPPHLVKHLINRLSNGR